A region of the Salvelinus namaycush isolate Seneca chromosome 13, SaNama_1.0, whole genome shotgun sequence genome:
tcccgttggtagtttaatcttcccaataactcGTCCATGTTATTGTCCAAAGAATGCATGTTTGCGAGCAGAATTGAGGAGAGTCGGGGTTTATTAGATCGCCTCCTACTcttcagaaggcagcccgccctacggcctctctttctctgcctccacgcagatcactggggtcggggcctgttccctagggtatccatgtgtatgtgtgtatatagtgcgtatgttattgtgtgtgtgtatgcatgtgtctatgtttgtgttgcttcacagtccccgctgttccataaggtatttttttaatctgttttttaaatcaaattttactgcttgcatcagttacttgatgtggaatagagttccatgcagtcatggctctatgtaggtAACCTCAGATTGTAGCAGGACATAGAAAAAATAAAGTTGTGTCTCCTTACCCTGTGACTGGCTGGTGGATCACAAGCAGAAGCTTTCGTTGTCATGGGAGACAGTGTGTAAGGGAATAAGGCTTTCACACTGTTCACTGTCCTCTGGCAATCTGAGGGAAGAGGATTATCCTTATCATCATGACCATGATCATAAACACTACCTGAATGGGAACAACTAGCATTCAGATAAGAATTGAGTGCAATCACAATATATCAAATTAGCGCCATAAACGCAAAATAATTTAAATACAATCCCAGCAAGCCTAAAGGCAACCAACACTATCCATTGTCCTGGATTCAATGGGGCACATTTCAATTTGGGCAAAtttaagtgtgtatgtgtatacacAATTCCTGTGAAAGTAAAACCTTACAAAGCATTGGCCAAGTAAACAGTAGGCAACAATACAAAGAGTAGCGTGTTTTTCCCAGTACCTTTGAATCCGATGTTTCGAGCGGCATATGAAGGCAAACACTCTTCGTAGCCCCACCATGACGGGGTCCCAGTTGTTGTAGTGGCATAACAGAGTGGCGatgaagaaggagaggaagacgGGAACCGCTCCAGCGAAAAACAGCCAGGAGAAACTCACCTGGGGACCGAAATATAGCTGTAAAGAATGTGATAGCTGCTTATATAGTATACCTATAGATGTACAGCAAGTGCCGGCTGCCTAACAGTGGGTCAATAACATTCCAAAACTTGCAATACAGCTACATGTATAACAATCACCACCATCTCAGAAGGATGGCTTCTTACAAGATGAGTGCATTGTACTTGAACTTCAGTGTTACTAGCTAGCATGTACTGTATTTATGAAATGAGAGTTGTTGACTTGACATCTCAGCAGACTGGATATCCAACATCAGAAGCACGGGAGTTGTCTAACTATTGCCACAAAAAAAGAATGCTATTTTTAAACTTCGAATGATGCTATATCCCATGCAGTCTACTAAGGGAATAGCTTCTAAGGTTTCAAAGTTAGATCcccacaggcagacagacaaaacTCACTCATAACCTTGCTAGATGATGCCCTGTCATAAAACTCATTACGCTAAGTGCCATGTGACAAAGCATCCATCACAAACCAATTCCACTTTATTTGACCTATAAACTGACACTCCACCTTTGGTAGAGCAGCCATGCTCAAGGGTGTGATAGCAACATAGACATGCAGTAATAATAGTGCCCCCTCTTACCTTCTGCATGCATATGTCTGCTATGATGGACAGTGGGATGGTGAGGCTGAGGGCCAGAGTGCCTATGAGGGAGGAGGTAAGGAAGCAGCCCCTATGGAGAGAACACACAACATTATATTGAACACACAACAAGGTTACAATTAAATCAAATGCAAAAAAGCTCCTCTTAtgcaataaaaaaaattgtatcacTTGGCATAACTCTGCATATCACACTATAGCCCAGTGGTCACCAACAGGTCGATCTCCTACTGCGCTGGCCAATCGGGTTGCTCAAATCACCGTGCCTACAGCTTCCACGACCAAAATTGGATACCAGCCTACTGAGATTccataacttttaaaaccatgagcAGAGAAAGACTGTTcatgaatacagcaaagagctgctgtttttaggAGTGAGTTCATGTCTAGGTTTTTATTGCAGCCCCatcaacactgtttttattcaacatCATTACATAACATGCTTCTCCATACTTCCACTCatgctgcagctgcaatgaatgagtagccaagtgtatCGATAGGCCTGCGTTTTTTTATATTATTATCAGCGTGTCGTGTCTATTTTAAtattgaggaatatttcactttctttgCTCATAGGAACAACTTGAATTTGTGCATGACGCAGATGCGGTCTGACTTGAGTTTCaccatcaggtggaagactgtgtcccctctccctggtcagtctcaccggaggaaaggaaggagagagcagggaccgtgagaggcggaccctctgctgctctctcccccctccgctgagactaatgccgtgttcaaaacaactgggaacttcaAAATCTCCGACTTCTAACATTCAAGACAActgaactctgaaaaaaacgagATCCGACTGGACAAAAAAGTTtggaacggtcatccaactcggaattccaagtcagaaactctggcatctttctagaactccgactttccgacctgaagatcactgacgtcatgatttgaccttgttccccccccccccagagtccagtaaaataaaaaagcttaCAGCACAAACCTCAATACTACAGAACAGTTTTTATTTTGGTAACGTTACATTATCTATTTTATTAATATGAGCGGTAGATCTCGACTTGCTTTTTGACtgtgaaagtgatcttgactGGTGACCACTGCTTTAGACAAAGGGACGAATCTTAACCCGAGATATGTGTGGCTAACTTGCATTTTGGTGCATATCTCCCATTCACATCAATGCATGATTTACGTGCAAGTCCAAGTTACGCACACATATATAATTTTCCGATTCAAGATACGTGTTTCTGCACAGTGTGTGTTTCTGCAGTGTGAATAGCAGAGTGGACAAGGAGTAGTAAACATATGTGGTCATTCAATCAATCAAACCATCCATTCATCAACCGAGACGCACCAGAGCCAGAGGAACTCGGAGAGCACAGTGCCGATGAGGCCGTTGATGAGGATGTAGGTCCACACTAGCTTGCTGGGCAGCTCAAAGGCCTCAAAGCCTGTGTAGTGAAGCACAAGGAAGCCTGGCCATAGGAGGAGCAGGTTGAACAACCCCACAAATCCTAAGAGACACAAATAAGAGAAGATTACTACTTTATTAATACTGATATGTTGACATTTAGCGCTATTTGCAGGTGAAAATGTTATATATTACATATTACAAACATTTAATTGAATATAATTACTGTATATACAATTCAGGATCATTATATGGAGTTATATCAGTGAAGAAAAGACCATCTGAAAATCAGCAACAGACCAAGCTGCCACACCTGACTCTAGTAAGATGTTTAAGACCTAACTATGATCTACTTACCAAAGAACATAGGGATGTCCAGCTTGTCCTCCCGGTCCACCTTCCTCTTGATCATGACGATGTAGACGGCGTACAGCGCAGCCCCAGCCAACGACCACAGGGAGCCTGAACATTACACGACTTCATCATGTTATGTTATGCTAATacatcccttcctcatggttactcTCCAAATGTTTTTTCTGCAATGCAAGCAAACGTGACATCGAGGCATGGCCTGCACGTCTAGAGATGATTTAATGCTTAAATAATACATTgtatttatatagcacatttctAGGACACAAATCAAGTACGGTGCAAGGCATGACAAATACATACAATATGAAGTGGGATAGAAAAGTAACAGGAGGAAGGGAAAAAGACAAACAAATACAAAAAGGTTTTGAGGAATGATGTTTATCTGGAGCACTTCTATCTCCCATTGTTACCTGTAGCACCGTTCCCATCGGGGCTGTCCATGCTGGAAAAACTGACCAGAGCCACTCCTCCCATGCTATGGGGAAAGGGACCAGACAATGTAACTACAGATAATAGTAAGAAACCAGAGTAACTACAATAATTCAGCTGATGTCATGGCTTACCTCAGAGCCACAGCTAAAAGCTTGGACAGAGTAAAGCGGTCACTGCTGTTACTGGGAAATACGGCCGCCAGGATGAGGGTGAAGAGACCTGGTGAGACAAATACCAGCGAGAATACCAACAACCTGTGTAAGGTGACATGTTGAAATACCCATTCTGTAGTTTTCTAACATCGTAACATTTCTTTGCAACAAGTTATTACAAAGGAACAATACTGacttaaaaaatttttttttagaAACATCCATGTTTTTTTCATTGTAAGATCCTACATGTAAAATTAGCTGTGTAAAGTCATATTTAGTCTACGGACTCACCTGAAGTGGAGGACAGAACGTTCACTATGGCAACCGGAGTGTCAGACAGGGCCTCTTGGTAGGAGAGGTTGGCTAGGAACCACTGTGAGGGAGAGCAGGAGGCAGATACGGGTCAGCATGACACTTTTAATGTGTGATTGGTAGATTCACGATTACTCATGTGTGTAGTTTTCCCTCAGCTCTGAGTCATTGCTCATGTGGGAAATGAGTGATGATACAAAGATTTGTTTACAAGCGCAAAGTTTGTAAGATAAACGAGTTCAGGATTCTGCATGCATAATGTGTTAATTGACACTAATTTACACTATTCATGAAGGGCAAACCACAAAGCCATGACttcttggtgggggggggggtcattccacctcaaaaagcacaagaaagaggttTGACACCcgccatctcagattgttcttaaatcgtttctgtagttagaaacagataagattagcattcctgtaacattttattgaaatataatttgatctctgagaaattaagaaAATTGATCGCACCCAAATTGGCTACTTTCAATgttaggattcatataatattcaatacaTTAAAATAACGTCCGATTTGGACCTCCAAAAAttctaacaatgagtaagacCTGATGATTCCAAAGAAATGGTAAAAAGCCACCCACGGAACCCACCCGCCAATCCCACCCTAACAACgagtatatacagtcgtggccaaaactTTTTTTCAAATAATGCACCATGTCTATCAGAAAACTATTGAAAAAATATTTTGGTATCCACATATGTCTTTGGTTTACAGTTGAACAAAACAAGAATAATTTACAACATCTTAGCTTATTCCACAAAGAAGTCCTAAAATGACCCAGACAATATTATTGGCACCGTCTGGAAGTAGTTACAAATAATTCGATTTCAAGCAGGTGATTCTCCTCTACTTTGGAATTAAACTCACCTGGGGTGCCTGCAATATAAAAAAACactaattcaaaccgttttaatAGAGAAAACGACTCATTCTTCCTGTTTTGTGTCACTTTGTGTGTACCGCAATGAGCATGGAGAAAAGAAAAACAGAATTATCTGAAGAGGTCAgacaataatatatattttttaagtgttttttattttatttaactaggcaagacatttagggacaaattcttatttacaatgacagcctaccggggaacagtggggcagaacgacagattttaccttgttagctctgggattcgatccagcaacttttcagttacttGCCCAATGCTCTGTCCAcaaggctatctgccgcccccaTGTAGCCAAACATGGACAATCTCGAATCTCCAGAAACCTTGATGTTCCGGTTTCCACCGTACATGTTATCAATATGTTTAAGGCCCATGCCTCTGTAGCCAACCTCCCTGGACATGGTTGCAAGAGACAACTTGATGGAAGCGAAGGATTGGTGGAGAAAGCACCTCGATCAACTGCCACACAGATTCAAGACATTCAGACCCAAGTTAAGAGAGTTAACTCGCACCATCCGACACCAACTCAATGAAAGGGGGTTATATGGTAGGAGACCCAGGAGGACcccactgctgagagagagagataagaaatCCCGACTGCAACTTGCCAAAACACACCTGAACATGCCAAAATCCTTCTGGGATAATGTGCTGTGGACAGATGAGACCAAATTAGAGCATTTTAGTAAAAGCACACCATCTCTATGtttacagaaaaaaaaaaaaaaaaaagccttcAAAGAAAACACCTTCCGTacagtcaaacatggaggtggttcagtgatgttttggggtaGCTTTTCTGCCTCTGGCACTAGGTGCCTTGAACATGTGCATGGCATAATGAAATCAGGAGAACACCAAGGCATTTTGGAGCGCAATATCAGACCCAGTGTCAGAAAGATGGGTCTTTGTCGAAGGTCACAGGTCTTTCAGCAGACGCCCAAAACACTTTAAAAAGCACCCAGGAACGGTTCAAGACAAAACGCT
Encoded here:
- the LOC120058195 gene encoding solute carrier family 35 member F5-like, translating into MVWVFIMNRIGSQSSTVAQQRRMALGVVILVLVDIIWVASSELTSYIFKRQEYNKPFFSTFTKTSMFVLYLLGFLLWRPWRQQCTGSLRGRHAAFFADAEAYFTPCINDTSLNDHTLSEPLYVPVKFQDLPTEQTNCANEDCDSTSKKQRVRFSNIMEVRQLPSTQALEAKLSRMSFPAAKDQEAVLRTVGKFTVTDVAKISFFFCFVWFLANLSYQEALSDTPVAIVNVLSSTSGLFTLILAAVFPSNSSDRFTLSKLLAVALSMGGVALVSFSSMDSPDGNGATGSLWSLAGAALYAVYIVMIKRKVDREDKLDIPMFFGFVGLFNLLLLWPGFLVLHYTGFEAFELPSKLVWTYILINGLIGTVLSEFLWLWGCFLTSSLIGTLALSLTIPLSIIADICMQKVSFSWLFFAGAVPVFLSFFIATLLCHYNNWDPVMVGLRRVFAFICRSKHRIQRLPEDSEQCESLIPLHTVSHDNESFCL